The Plasmodium vivax scf_3652 genomic scaffold, whole genome shotgun sequence genome segment TAACACTTTTTACATGATTAGGATCCTTATTATTTCCAAGAAATTTCCACATTTGATCATATGTCCAGTATTTGTATAGYMGacaagtatttttttttttgtcctcttCCTTTATGTCATATACATACTTTAAATTTGCGGCTACTTTATTACAAAGTTCTTTCGTAATCTTAGTATAAGTGATATTTAATGAATCGCACACATTACTGATTGTACTACTATcccttacatttttttcaaattcttcatattttttatttaaatgRGAATCCTTTGAAAGACGATCCtgcaaagtaaaaaaaaaataaattatttcaataCTTAAGTACTTATTTTAAGTGAAGAACATTTAACTCCAATTTACGCGATTTCGATGTTGTCcaagtaataatatttttaaaacgcttttaataaaatatgaaattttacCCATTCT includes the following:
- a CDS encoding variable surface protein Vir12, truncated (encoded by transcript PVX_134260A), producing the protein MDALTREEWDRLSKDSHLNKKYEEFEKNVRDSSTISNVCDSLNITYTKITKELCNKVAANLKYVYDIKEEDKKKNTCXLYKYWTYDQMWKFLGNNKDPNHVKSV